The DNA region GAAGAAACGGCACAAGCATTACTAGAGTTTTTAACCGCTTCCTGAAATTTGCTACACTAGAAATAGGATTGATCTTGTATTAAAAGCCAATGTCAGCAAAACTCTTATTAGTAGATGATGAACCGGGACTGCGGGAGGCGGTACAAGCTTATCTCGAAGATTCAGGGTTTACTGTAGAAGTGGCGAATAATGCCATTGAAGGTTGGGAAAAAGTCCAGCAAATTGTGCCCGATTTGGTGATTTCTGATATTATGATGCCGCAAGTCGATGGCTATCAGTTCCTGCAACAGTTGCGGGAAGATGACCGATTTAAGTCTATGCCTGTGGTCTTTTTAACGGCTAAAGGGATGACTTCCGATCGCATCCAAGGCTATCAAGCCGGATGTGATGCTTATCTTCCTAAACCGTTTGATCCAGAAGAATTAGAAGCGATCGTTAAAAATCTGATCGAACGCCGTGCAGCAGCGAGTAGTTCAACCGAATTAGATGATATTAAACAACAACTGAATCAAATTCAAGGTATCCTGCAACAAGGGAATACGGTATCGACTCAAACCAGCCCGATTCAAATTGATTTTACGCCTAGAGAACAAAGTGTTTTAAATTTAGTGACGGAAGGCTTGATGAATAAGGAAATTGCTCGCCGGTTAGAAACCAGTGTGCGAAATGTGGAGAAGTATGTGAGCCGTTTATTTGTAAAAACGGGCACGAATAGCCGCACTGAGCTAGTTCGGTTTGCGATCGAGCATGG from Roseofilum reptotaenium CS-1145 includes:
- a CDS encoding response regulator transcription factor, translating into MSAKLLLVDDEPGLREAVQAYLEDSGFTVEVANNAIEGWEKVQQIVPDLVISDIMMPQVDGYQFLQQLREDDRFKSMPVVFLTAKGMTSDRIQGYQAGCDAYLPKPFDPEELEAIVKNLIERRAAASSSTELDDIKQQLNQIQGILQQGNTVSTQTSPIQIDFTPREQSVLNLVTEGLMNKEIARRLETSVRNVEKYVSRLFVKTGTNSRTELVRFAIEHGLNQS